The following coding sequences lie in one Cucurbita pepo subsp. pepo cultivar mu-cu-16 chromosome LG13, ASM280686v2, whole genome shotgun sequence genomic window:
- the LOC111808357 gene encoding short-chain dehydrogenase TIC 32, chloroplastic-like, with product MLHSIKYLAGSPGPSGFGSKSSAEHVTASALHLPSITAIITGATSGIGAETARVLAKRGARLILPSRNLKAAEEAKARIEAECSGSEIIAMALDLSSLASVRTFVAQFESLNLPLNLLINNAGKFSHEHAISEDGIEMTFATNYLGHFLLTKLLVNKMVETAAATGIQGRIVNVSSSIHGWFSGDIIKYLGQISRNKCRNYDATRAYALSKLANVLHTHELARRLKKMGANVTVNCVHPGIVRTRLTRDREGFITDLVFFITSKLLKTIPQAAATTCYVAANPRLSNITGKYFADCNEASPSKIAASLTEAARLWSASEIMVNTNSKLVFNPNNALD from the exons ATGCTCCATTCTATCAAGTACCTCGCCGGCTCCCCCGGCCCCTCCGGCTTCGGCTCCAAATCCTCCGCCGAACACGTCACCGCCTCCGCCCTCCACCTCCCTTCCATCACCGCCATCATCACCG gCGCGACGTCGGGGATTGGAGCGGAGACGGCGCGGGTTCTTGCCAAACGCGGGGCTCGGTTAATCCTCCCGTCGCGGAACTTAAAGGCGGCCGAGGAAGCCAAGGCGCGGATCGAAGCTGAATGCTCTGGCTCGGAAATCATCGCCATGGCTCTGGATTTAAGCTCTCTGGCTTCCGTTAGAACCTTCGTTGCCCAATTTGAATCGCTGAATCTGCCGCTGAATCTCCTCAT aAACAACGCCGGGAAATTCTCTCACGAGCACGCGATTTCGGAGGACGGGATCGAGATGACCTTCGCCACTAATTATTTgg GTCATTTTTTATTGACGAAATTGTTGGTGAATAAGATGGTGGAgacggcggcggcgacggGGATTCAGGGGCGGATTGTGAACGTGTCCTCGAGCATTCACGGCTGGTTCTCCGGCGACATTATCAAATATCTCGGCCAGATAAGCCGaaataaatg CAGGAATTACGATGCGACACGTGCGTACGCGCTCTCTAAGCTTGCGAACGTTCTGCACACGCACGAACTTGCTCGCAGATTGAAG aaaatgggaGCTAATGTCACTGTGAATTGCGTTCATCCGGGAATCGTTAGAACTCGACTCACTAGAGATCGTGAAGGTTTCATTACAG aTTTGGTGTTCTTTATAACTTCTAAACTGTTGAAGACAATCCCTCAG GCGGCGGCAACCACATGCTATGTGGCGGCAAATCCAAGACTAAGTAACATCACCGGGAAATACTTCGCCGACTGCAACGAAGCCTCGCCGTCGAAAATTGCCGCTAGTCTGACGGAAGCCGCCCGTCTCTGGTCGGCGTCGGAGATCATGGTCAACACAAACTCAAAACTCGTATTTAATCCAAACAATGCCTTGGactaa